One window of Microcoleus vaginatus PCC 9802 genomic DNA carries:
- the treY gene encoding malto-oligosyltrehalose synthase encodes MRIPTTTYRLQFHAGFNFDAAKQILSYLEDLGITDVYASPIFKARKGSSHGYDVVDSNQLNPELGTSENFEALTYEIKKRNMGWLQDIVPNHMAYDTQNLLLLDVLEHGPDSDYFDYFDIEWNHAYEHLRGRVLAPLLGNFYGECLENGEIQLKYSENGLSINYYSLQLPVRIESYAKFISHNLGHLARELGRRHPDFIKFLGILYLIKNTPSETKGKTRYDQIAFVKGLLWELYNQNPLVQEFIDENINFFNGEKGNAESFNLLDELLSEQFYRLAFWKVGAEEINYRRFFTVNELISVKVEEIKVFHKNHALIFDMVDEGKFTGLRIDHIDGLYDPTEYLKRLREKTGDTYITVEKILEHEEDLPSYWPIEGTSGYDFLNYVNGVFCRCDREQQFSEIYQRFTRLTVPYEQLFLDKKGLIVEKNLAGDVDNLAQLLKNISGQSRQGNDFTRPGLEKALAAVLTIFPVYRTYINQEGLRESDRTYVKYAIAHAKEQVPRLLKELKFIETVLLLEEEETLTTEQKEQRRHFVMKLQQLTGPLMAKGVEDTLLYVYYRLLSLNEVGGNPSQFGVSLVDFHEFNKQQQVAWPHKMNATATHDTKRGEDVRARINVLSEIPDEWEQQVKSWRELNSSKKVNFVNRMVPNTNDEYFLYQTLIGSFPFEGIENTDYVDRLKDYAIKAVREAKVYTAWLRPDNDYETGFMTFIDSVLEPSEQNQFLNKFIPFCQKVANYGIFNSLSQTLLKITAPGVPDIYQGTEFWDLSHVDPDNRRPVDFERRIEVLREIKEQGQTDILQLVEDLIATREDARIKLFLTARALEARKKYLQVFESGDYLPLEAVGTFKDNVVAFARSFEDTTVIVIAPRFFTGIVKPEEMPIGKQVWKDTNLKLSEQMPSVWKDAITNQAVESNGTLAIGEALTYFPAALLIGEK; translated from the coding sequence ATGAGAATTCCCACAACTACTTATCGGCTTCAATTTCATGCAGGTTTTAACTTTGACGCCGCCAAACAAATCCTTAGCTATCTGGAAGATTTAGGAATTACCGACGTTTACGCTTCACCGATATTTAAAGCCAGAAAAGGCAGCTCTCACGGATACGATGTCGTTGACTCAAATCAGCTCAATCCCGAATTGGGAACATCAGAAAATTTTGAAGCCCTCACATACGAAATCAAGAAACGGAACATGGGATGGCTGCAAGATATTGTCCCAAACCACATGGCTTACGACACTCAAAACTTGCTGCTGTTAGACGTATTGGAACACGGCCCGGATTCCGACTATTTCGATTACTTCGATATTGAATGGAATCACGCTTACGAACATCTCAGAGGTCGAGTGCTGGCTCCGCTGCTGGGCAATTTTTATGGAGAGTGTCTGGAAAATGGCGAGATTCAACTCAAATACAGCGAAAATGGGCTGAGCATCAATTATTATAGCTTACAATTGCCAGTAAGAATTGAATCTTATGCTAAATTTATCAGTCATAATTTGGGGCATTTAGCCAGAGAATTAGGCAGACGCCATCCTGATTTTATCAAGTTTTTGGGGATTCTTTATTTGATTAAAAATACACCTTCAGAAACTAAAGGTAAAACCAGATACGATCAGATAGCTTTTGTCAAAGGACTGCTGTGGGAACTCTACAATCAAAATCCCCTTGTGCAGGAATTTATCGATGAAAACATCAATTTTTTTAACGGAGAAAAGGGCAATGCCGAAAGCTTTAATCTGCTAGACGAATTGCTTTCCGAGCAGTTTTACCGTCTGGCTTTCTGGAAAGTTGGGGCCGAAGAAATTAACTACCGAAGGTTTTTTACGGTAAACGAACTTATTTCGGTAAAAGTTGAAGAGATTAAAGTTTTTCACAAAAACCATGCTCTGATATTCGACATGGTTGATGAGGGAAAGTTTACCGGATTGAGAATCGACCACATCGACGGACTGTACGACCCCACAGAATATTTGAAACGGCTGCGGGAGAAAACCGGAGACACTTACATCACTGTGGAAAAAATTCTGGAACACGAAGAAGATTTGCCGTCATATTGGCCGATTGAGGGAACGAGCGGCTACGACTTTTTGAATTACGTAAACGGCGTTTTCTGTCGATGCGATCGCGAGCAGCAATTTAGCGAAATATATCAGAGATTTACTCGCTTGACCGTTCCCTACGAACAGTTGTTTTTAGATAAAAAAGGGCTGATTGTTGAGAAAAACTTGGCGGGAGATGTAGACAATCTAGCTCAACTTTTGAAGAATATCTCGGGTCAATCCAGACAGGGAAATGACTTTACTCGTCCCGGTTTGGAAAAAGCATTGGCGGCGGTTTTGACGATTTTTCCCGTCTACCGAACTTACATCAATCAAGAGGGTTTGAGAGAGTCCGATCGCACTTACGTAAAATATGCGATCGCTCACGCGAAAGAACAAGTACCGCGACTCCTCAAGGAACTTAAATTTATCGAAACGGTGCTGTTGCTGGAAGAAGAAGAAACCCTAACAACCGAACAAAAAGAGCAGCGCCGGCACTTTGTAATGAAACTCCAGCAGTTGACAGGGCCTTTGATGGCCAAAGGCGTTGAAGACACGCTTTTATACGTCTACTATCGGCTTTTATCCCTCAACGAAGTGGGAGGAAACCCCAGTCAGTTCGGCGTGTCGCTGGTAGATTTTCACGAGTTCAACAAACAGCAGCAAGTCGCTTGGCCGCACAAAATGAATGCTACAGCTACCCACGATACCAAACGCGGCGAAGATGTGCGAGCTCGAATTAACGTTTTGTCCGAAATTCCCGATGAATGGGAACAGCAAGTCAAGTCTTGGAGAGAGCTAAACTCTTCTAAGAAAGTCAACTTTGTGAATCGAATGGTTCCCAATACTAACGACGAATACTTCTTGTACCAAACTCTAATCGGCAGTTTTCCATTTGAGGGAATTGAAAACACTGATTATGTCGATCGCCTGAAAGATTATGCCATTAAAGCCGTCCGCGAAGCCAAAGTTTATACGGCTTGGCTCAGACCGGATAACGACTACGAAACTGGTTTTATGACCTTTATCGATAGCGTTCTCGAACCTTCGGAACAAAATCAGTTTCTCAACAAATTTATACCTTTCTGCCAAAAAGTAGCTAATTACGGAATTTTCAATTCTTTATCTCAAACGCTGCTGAAAATAACTGCTCCGGGCGTTCCCGACATTTATCAAGGGACGGAATTCTGGGATTTAAGCCACGTTGATCCGGATAACCGCCGTCCCGTTGATTTTGAGCGCAGAATCGAGGTTTTGCGGGAAATTAAAGAGCAAGGTCAGACGGATATTTTGCAACTGGTTGAAGATTTGATTGCGACGCGAGAAGACGCGAGAATTAAGTTATTTTTGACGGCAAGAGCGCTAGAAGCGAGAAAAAAATACTTGCAAGTTTTTGAATCAGGCGATTATCTGCCCCTGGAAGCAGTTGGCACGTTTAAAGATAATGTTGTTGCCTTTGCCAGAAGCTTTGAAGATACTACCGTTATTGTCATTGCTCCCCGGTTTTTCACGGGAATTGTCAAACCGGAAGAAATGCCGATCGGCAAACAAGTCTGGAAAGATACTAATTTGAAATTATCCGAACAAATGCCGTCGGTTTGGAAAGATGCAATTACAAATCAGGCGGTAGAAAGTAACGGTACGTTGGCAATTGGTGAAGCTCTGACTTACTTTCCGGCAGCTCTGCTGATCGGTGAAAAATAG